In a genomic window of Melanotaenia boesemani isolate fMelBoe1 chromosome 1, fMelBoe1.pri, whole genome shotgun sequence:
- the myo5aa gene encoding unconventional myosin-Va isoform X3, protein MAASELYTKSARVWIPDAEEVWKSAELIKDYKNGDGSLQLMLEDGTNIEHKLDPKTKNLPYLRNPDILVGENDLTALSYLHEPAVLHNLKVRFIDSKLIYTYCGIVLVAINPYETLPIYGTDIINAYSGQNMGDMDPHIFAVAEEAYKQMARDERNQSIIVSGESGAGKTVSAKYAMRYFATVSGSASEANVEEKVLASNPIMEAIGNAKTTRNDNSSRFGKYIEIGFDTRFRIIGANMRTYLLEKSRVVFQADEERNYHIFYQLCASAHLPEFKNLRLSKANEFLYTRQGRSPVIDGVDDTKELCTTRHAFTLLGINESYQMGLFQVLAAILHLGNVEIKDRDSDSSLIAPNNSHLTAFCELVGVTYQDMSQWLCHRKLKTATETYIKPLPRLQATNARDALSKHIYAKLFNWIVEHVNKALVTNIKQHSFIGVLDIYGFETFEINSFEQFCINYANEKLQQQFNMHVFKLEQEEYMKEQIPWTLIDFYDNQPCINLIEAKMGILDLLDEECKMPRGSDDSWAQKLYNTHLKTCSLFEKPRMSNRAFIIQHFADKVEYQCDGFLEKNKDTVNEEQINVLKASKFDLLVELFQDEEKATSPSGQAPGTGGRTRLSIKPDKGRDTSSKEHKKTVGCQFRNSLQMLMETLNATTPHYVRCIKPNDFKLAFSFDPKRAVQQLRACGVLETIRISAAGFPSRWTYQEFFSRYRVLMKQKDVLADKKLTCRNVLEKLVQDQDKYQFGKTKIFFRAGQVAYLEKLRADKLRAACIRIQKTIRCWLARKKYLRKRSAAITIQRFTRGYQARCLAKFMRRTQAATIIQKYQRMYVGRKRYRQKQAAALAMQTILRAYMARQKYQALLREHKAVIIQKHIRGWLARCWYKRCLEAIVYLQCCIRRMRAKRELKKLKIEARSVEHFKKLNKGMENKIMQLQRKIDEQHKENRTVSDKLVGLESSYATESEKMRMELSRLRGAEEEAKKKASQVSSLLEELERLKKELSTTQQEKKTIEDWAQTYRDEMEKMVSELKDQNGLLKTEKEDLNRLIQEQSQQMTEKMARAIAAETQQLETDLNEERSRYQNLLTEHLRLEEKYDDLKEEMALSSNVSKPGHRRTDSTHSSNESEYTYNSEYAELEDGSRAGEDVTRGMDTSLTLKLQKRVTELEQEKQSLRNELENKEDQFQRARARDNAEFRKARGAELEYESLKRQELESENKKLRHDLAEMRQSLLGNAATGAGAPGSPAYKVLLDQLNASCEELEVRKEEVLILRSQLVSQKEAMHHKDEKETMTEPSVFADDVNKLKDTDEIKQAYVGLKDTNRTVAPDFHKLNEDGELWLVNQGLKETLRLLEHQLQSQRRTYDSEVESLRGELQNVKEENNRQQQLLAQNLQLPPEARIEASLQHEITRLTNENLDLDDPTASREARVTILRRMVDLMEQLEKQDRTIRKLKKQLKVYSKRIGEMGAGQTEGQTSPGQMVDEPIHPVNIPRREKDFQGMLEYKKEDEIKLVKNLILDLKPRGVAVNLIPGLPAYILFMCLRHADYVNDDQKVRTLLTSTINSIKKILKKRGDDFETVSFWLSNTCRFLHCLKQYSGDEAFMRHNTSRQNEHCLNNFDLTEYRQVISDLAIQIYQQLIKCMENILQPMIVSGMLEHETIQGVSGVKPTGLRKRTSSIADEGTYTLDSILRQLSAFHSTMCQHGTDPELIKQVVKQQFYIIGAVTLNNLLLRKDMCSWSKGMQIRYNVSQLEEWLRDKGLMSCGAKETLEPLIQAAQLLQVKKKTDEDAEAICSMCLALTTAQIVKVLNLYTPVNEFEERVSVAFIRTIQTRLRDRCESPQLLMDTKMIYPVTFPFNPSSLALETIQLPSSLNLAFLTRV, encoded by the exons TCTGCTCGGGTGTGGATCCCTGATGCAGAGGAGGTGTGGAAGTCAGCTGAGCTCATTAAGGACTACAAAAATGGCGACGGCTCTCTCCAGCTCATGCTGGAGGATGGAACG AACATTGAGCACAAACTTGATCCTAAGACAAAGAACCTGCCTTACCTGCGTAACCCCGACATCCTGGTGGGTGAAAACGACCTCACAGCGCTCAGCTACCTCCACGAGCCAGCCGTGCTGCACAACCTCAAAGTCCGCTTCATCGACTCAAAATTAATCTACACTTACTGTG gAATTGTTCTCGTAGCCATCAACCCGTATGAGACACTGCCCATCTACGGGACAGACATAATCAATGCCTACAGCGGGCAGAACATGGGAGACATGGACCCACATATCTTTGCTGTGGCAGAGGAAGCTTATAAACAGATGgccag GGATGAGAGGAACCAGTCGATTATTGTGAGCGGGGAATCCGGAGCAGGGAAGACTGTATCAGCTAAATATGCTATGAGATACTTTGCTACAGTCAGTGGCTCTGCCAGCGAGGCCAATGTAGAAGAGAAAGTCTTGGCTTCCAACCCCATCATGGAG GCCATCGGGAACGCAAAAACTACCCGAAATGACAACAGCAGCCGTTTTGGAAAATACATTGAAATCGGCTTTGACACCCGCTTCCGTATTATTGGTGCCAACATGAGAACTTATCTGCTGGAGAAATCACGAGTGGTGTTTCAG GCGGACGAGGAGAGGAATTATCATATCTTCTATCAACTTTGCGCCTCAGCTCATCTGCCAGAGTTCAAGAATCTAAGGCTGA GTAAAGCCAATGAATTCCTGTACACCAGGCAGGGTCGCAGTCCTGTTATCGATGGTGTGGATGACACAAAGGAGCTTTGCACTACTCGCCATGCTTTCACACTCCTGG GTATTAATGAGTCCTATCAGATGGGCTTGTTCCAGGTTTTGGCTGCTATTCTTCATCTAGGAAACGTTGAGATAAAGGACAGAGATTCAGACAGCAGCCTTATTGCA CCCAATAATTCACATCTGACTGCGTTCTGTGAACTCGTGGGCGTGACCTACCAGGATATGTCCCAGTGGCTGTGCCACAGGAAGCTGAAGACGGCCACAGAAACTTATATCAAGCCCCTCCCTCGCCTCCAGGCCACCAACGCTCGCGATGCCCTCTCTAAACATATCTATGCCAAACTCTTCAACTGGATTGTAGAGCATGTCAACAAGGCTCTGGTCACCAACATTAAACAGCACTCCTTCATTGGGGTCCTCGACATCTACGG GTTTGAGACATTTGAAATCAACAGCTTTGAGCAGTTCTGTATCAACTATGCTAACGAGAAGCTCCAACAACAATTCAACATG cATGTGTTCAAGCTAGAGCAGGAAGAGTACATGAAGGAGCAGATCCCCTGGACTCTGATTGACTTCTATGACAATCAGCCCTGCATCAACCTTATAGAAGCCAAGATGGGCATCCTGGACCTGCTGGATGAGGAGTGCAAG ATGCCTAGAGGCTCAGATGACTCATGGGCTCAGAAACTGTACAACACCCACCTGAAGACTTGTTCTCTGTTTGAGAAGCCCCGTATGTCCAATCGCGCCTTCATCATTCAGCATTTTGCAGACAAG GTAGAGTACCAGTGTGATGGTTTCCTGGAGAAAAACAAGGACACGGTAAATGAAGAACAGATCAATGTGCTGAAGGCCAGCAAG TTTGACCTTCTGGTGGAGCTGTTCCAGGATGAGGAGAAGGCGACTAGCCCCTCTGGTCAGGCCCCTGGCACCGGAGGCCGAACTCGCCTCAGCATCAAACCCGACAAGGGCCGGGATACAAGCAGCAAGGAACACAAAAAGACCGTGGGGTGTCAG TTTCGTAACTCTCTACAAATGCTGATGGAGACTTTGAATGCAACCACTCCTCACTACGTCCGCTGCATCAAACCCAATGACTTCAAACTGGCCTTTTC GTTTGATCCCAAACGTGCAGTTCAGCAGCTTAGAGCCTGTGGTGTCCTAGAAACCATCCGCATCTCTGCTGCCGGCTTCCCGTCCAG GTGGACATACCAGGAGTTCTTCAGCCGCTACAGAGTGCTGATGAAGCAGAAAGACGTGCTCGCTGACAAGAAGCTTACCTGCAGGAACGTTCTGGAGAAATTAGTTCAG GACCAGGACAAATATCAGTTTGGTAAGACTAAAATCTTCTTTCGGGCCGGCCAGGTGGCTTACCTGGAGAAACTGAGGGCAGACAAGCTGCGTGCTGCATGCATCCGCATCCAGAAAACCATCCGCTGCTGGCTGGCACGAAAGAAGTACCTGCGCAAGCGCAGCGCTGCCATCACCATCCAGAGGTTCACCAGGGGATACCAGGCTCGCTG CTTGGCTAAGTTTATGCGGCGTACTCAGGCAGCCACCATTATCCAGAAGTACCAGAGGATGTACGTGGGGAGGAAACGCTACAGGCAGAAGCAGGCTGCTGCTCTGGCCATGCAGACTATCCTCAGAGCCTACATGGCCCGCCAGAAGTACCAGGCG CTACTGCGGGAGCATAAGGCAGTAATAATTCAAAAGCACATTCGTGGATGGTTGGCCAGGTGCTGGTACAAGCGCTGCCTCGAGGCCATCGTCTACCTGCAGTGCTGCATCCGCAGGATGAGAGCCAAGCGAGAACTGAAGAAGCTGAAGATCGAGGCTCGCTCTGTCGAGCACTTCAAGAAGCTAAACAAAGGCATGGAGAACAAGATCATGCAGCTACAAAGAAAGATCGATGAGCAG CACAAAGAAAATCGTACAGTCAGCGATAAGCTCGTTGGCCTGGAGAGTTCATATGCAACAGAGAGCGAGAAGATGCGAATGGAGCTGAGCCGGCTGCGTGGGGCAGAGGAAGAAGCCAAGAAAAAAGCGAGCCAGGTGTCGTCCctgctggaggagctggagagactGAAGAAAGAACTGAGCACCACACAGCAGGAGAAGAAGACCATCGAGGACTGGGCACAAACCTACAGGGACGAAATGGAGAAA ATGGTGTCCGAGCTGAAGGATCAGAATGGCTTACTGAAGACGGAGAAGGAAGATTTGAACAGGTTGATTCAGGAACAGAGTCAGCAGATGACAG AGAAAATGGCTCGTGCGATCGCTGCGGAGACTCAGCAGCTGGAGACGGATCTGAACGAGGAGCGCTCTCGCTATCAGAATCTGTTGACAGAGCATCTTCGCCTGGAAGAGAAATACGACGACCTAAAGGAGGAGATGGCTCTTTCCTCG AACGTCTCCAAGCCTGGCCACAGGAGAACAGACTCCACCCACAGCAGCAACGAATCAGAGTACACCTACAACTCAGAGTACGCCGAATTGGAGGACGGTTCCCGTGCCGGAGAA GATGTCACACGAGGAATGGACACCTCACTGACTCTCAAGCTGCAGAAACGTGTAACAGAACTGGAGCAAGAAAAGCAGTCGCTGCGCAACGagctggaaaacaaagaagacCAGTTCCAGCGGGCTAGAGCCAGG GATAATGCAGAGTTTAGAAAGGCTCGTGGAGCAGAGCTGGAATACGAGTCTTTGAAG CGTCAAGAGCTAGAGTCAGAGAACAAGAAGCTGAGACATGACCTGGCAGAAATGAGGCAAAGCCTGCTGGGAAATGCAGCTACAGGTGCCGGGGCACCTGGCTCGCCAGCTTACAAGGTGCTTCTGGACCAGCTCAATGCTTCCTGTGAAGAACTGGAAGTACGCAAAGAGGAGGTGCTGATCCTGCGCTCCCAGCTGGTCAGCCAGAAGGAGGCTATGCATCACAAG GATGAGAAG GAGACCATGACAGAGCCTTCGGTGTTTGCTGATGATGTGAACAAACTGAAAGACACTGATGAAATAAAGCAAGCCTATGTTGGCCTCAAAGACACCAACAG AACCGTTGCTCCAGACTTCCATAAGCTGAATGAGGACGGGGAGCTGTGGCTGGTTAATCAGGGCTTAAAGGAGACCCTCAG GTTACTGGAGCACCAGCTGCAGAGTCAGCGGAGAACTTATGACAGTGAGGTGGAGTCATTGCGTGGCGAACTGCAAAATGTCAAAGAGGAGAACAACCGGCAGCAGCAGCTCCTGGCTCAAAACCTCCAGCTGCCTCCAGAGGCTCGCATCGAAGCCAGTCTGCAGCACGAGATCACCCGGCTCACCAACGAGAACCTG GATCTTGACGACCCCACAGCATCCAGAGAGGCCCGAGTCACCATTTTACGACGGATGGTT GATCTAATGGAGCAGCTGGAGAAGCAGGACAGAACAATCCGCAAACTCAAGAAGCAGCTGAAAGTTTATTCCAAAAGGATTGGAGAGATGGGAG CGGGTCAAACTGAGGGTCAAACATCTCCAGGACAGATGGTGGACGAACCCATCCACCCTGTCAACATCCCCCGCAGGGAGAAGGACTTCCAGGGGATGCTGGAGTACAAGAAGGAGGATGAAATCAAACTGGTTAAGAATCTCATCTTAG ACCTGAAGCCTCGTGGTGTTGCCGTGAATCTGATCCCAGGTCTGCCCGCCTACATCCTGTTCATGTGTCTGAGACATGCAGACTATGTCAATGATGACCAGAAGGTCCGCACTCTACTCACGTCAACCATCAACAGCATTAAGAAGATCCTGAAG AAACGAGGAGACGACTTTGAGACCGTCTCTTTCTGGCTGTCCAACACCTGCCGCTTCTTGCACTGTTTGAAACAATACAGCGGAGACGAG gccTTTATGAGGCACAACACATCGAGGCAGAATGAACACTGTCTGAATAACTTCGACCTCACAGAATACAGACAAGTCATCAGTGACTTGGCCATCCAGATCTACCAGCAGCTGATCAAATGCATGGAGAACATCCTCCAGCCCATGATAG TATCTGGCATGTTGGAGCATGAAACCATCCAGGGCGTGTCCGGAGTGAAGCCCACGGGTCTCCGTAAGCGCACGTCCAGCATTGCTGATGAGGGCACTTACACCCTGGACTCCATCCTGCGACAGCTCAGCGCCTTCCACTCCACCATGTGCCAGCACGGCACCGACCCCGAGCTCATCAAGCAGGTGGTGaagcagcagttttacatcatcGGAGCCGTCACCCTCAACAACCTGCTGCTACGCAAGGACATGTGCTCCTGGAGCAAAGGCATGCAGATCAG GTACAATGTGAGCCAGCTGGAGGAGTGGCTCAGAGACAAAGGCCTGATGTCCTGTGGAGCCAAAGAGACACTGGAGCCTCTGATTCAGGCCgctcagctgctgcaggtgaagaaaaaaactgatgagGATGCAGAAGCCATCTGCTCCATGTGCCTGGCCCTCACCACAGCTCAG attgtaaaggttttaaatctttacactCCAGTCAATGAGTTTGAGGAGAGAGTATCGGTTGCTTTCATACGAACCATACAG ACTCGCTTGCGTGACCGTTGTGAGAGTCCCCAGTTGCTGATGGACACAAAGATGATCTATCCAGTTACCTTCCCATTTAATCCCTCCTCCCTCGCCCTGGAAACCATCCAGCTCCCCAGCTCCCTTAACCTGGCCTTCCTGACCCGCGTGTAA
- the myo5aa gene encoding unconventional myosin-Va isoform X2, with protein sequence MAASELYTKSARVWIPDAEEVWKSAELIKDYKNGDGSLQLMLEDGTNIEHKLDPKTKNLPYLRNPDILVGENDLTALSYLHEPAVLHNLKVRFIDSKLIYTYCGIVLVAINPYETLPIYGTDIINAYSGQNMGDMDPHIFAVAEEAYKQMARDERNQSIIVSGESGAGKTVSAKYAMRYFATVSGSASEANVEEKVLASNPIMEAIGNAKTTRNDNSSRFGKYIEIGFDTRFRIIGANMRTYLLEKSRVVFQADEERNYHIFYQLCASAHLPEFKNLRLSKANEFLYTRQGRSPVIDGVDDTKELCTTRHAFTLLGINESYQMGLFQVLAAILHLGNVEIKDRDSDSSLIAPNNSHLTAFCELVGVTYQDMSQWLCHRKLKTATETYIKPLPRLQATNARDALSKHIYAKLFNWIVEHVNKALVTNIKQHSFIGVLDIYGFETFEINSFEQFCINYANEKLQQQFNMHVFKLEQEEYMKEQIPWTLIDFYDNQPCINLIEAKMGILDLLDEECKMPRGSDDSWAQKLYNTHLKTCSLFEKPRMSNRAFIIQHFADKVEYQCDGFLEKNKDTVNEEQINVLKASKKFDLLVELFQDEEKATSPSGQAPGTGGRTRLSIKPDKGRDTSSKEHKKTVGCQFRNSLQMLMETLNATTPHYVRCIKPNDFKLAFSFDPKRAVQQLRACGVLETIRISAAGFPSRWTYQEFFSRYRVLMKQKDVLADKKLTCRNVLEKLVQDQDKYQFGKTKIFFRAGQVAYLEKLRADKLRAACIRIQKTIRCWLARKKYLRKRSAAITIQRFTRGYQARCLAKFMRRTQAATIIQKYQRMYVGRKRYRQKQAAALAMQTILRAYMARQKYQALLREHKAVIIQKHIRGWLARCWYKRCLEAIVYLQCCIRRMRAKRELKKLKIEARSVEHFKKLNKGMENKIMQLQRKIDEQHKENRTVSDKLVGLESSYATESEKMRMELSRLRGAEEEAKKKASQVSSLLEELERLKKELSTTQQEKKTIEDWAQTYRDEMEKMVSELKDQNGLLKTEKEDLNRLIQEQSQQMTEKMARAIAAETQQLETDLNEERSRYQNLLTEHLRLEEKYDDLKEEMALSSNVSKPGHRRTDSTHSSNESEYTYNSEYAELEDGSRAGEDVTRGMDTSLTLKLQKRVTELEQEKQSLRNELENKEDQFQRARARDNAEFRKARGAELEYESLKRQELESENKKLRHDLAEMRQSLLGNAATGAGAPGSPAYKVLLDQLNASCEELEVRKEEVLILRSQLVSQKEAMHHKETMTEPSVFADDVNKLKDTDEIKQAYVGLKDTNRLLEHQLQSQRRTYDSEVESLRGELQNVKEENNRQQQLLAQNLQLPPEARIEASLQHEITRLTNENLDLDDPTASREARVTILRRMVDLMEQLEKQDRTIRKLKKQLKVYSKRIGEMGAGQTEGQTSPGQMVDEPIHPVNIPRREKDFQGMLEYKKEDEIKLVKNLILDLKPRGVAVNLIPGLPAYILFMCLRHADYVNDDQKVRTLLTSTINSIKKILKKRGDDFETVSFWLSNTCRFLHCLKQYSGDEAFMRHNTSRQNEHCLNNFDLTEYRQVISDLAIQIYQQLIKCMENILQPMIVSGMLEHETIQGVSGVKPTGLRKRTSSIADEGTYTLDSILRQLSAFHSTMCQHGTDPELIKQVVKQQFYIIGAVTLNNLLLRKDMCSWSKGMQIRYNVSQLEEWLRDKGLMSCGAKETLEPLIQAAQLLQVKKKTDEDAEAICSMCLALTTAQIVKVLNLYTPVNEFEERVSVAFIRTIQTRLRDRCESPQLLMDTKMIYPVTFPFNPSSLALETIQLPSSLNLAFLTRV encoded by the exons TCTGCTCGGGTGTGGATCCCTGATGCAGAGGAGGTGTGGAAGTCAGCTGAGCTCATTAAGGACTACAAAAATGGCGACGGCTCTCTCCAGCTCATGCTGGAGGATGGAACG AACATTGAGCACAAACTTGATCCTAAGACAAAGAACCTGCCTTACCTGCGTAACCCCGACATCCTGGTGGGTGAAAACGACCTCACAGCGCTCAGCTACCTCCACGAGCCAGCCGTGCTGCACAACCTCAAAGTCCGCTTCATCGACTCAAAATTAATCTACACTTACTGTG gAATTGTTCTCGTAGCCATCAACCCGTATGAGACACTGCCCATCTACGGGACAGACATAATCAATGCCTACAGCGGGCAGAACATGGGAGACATGGACCCACATATCTTTGCTGTGGCAGAGGAAGCTTATAAACAGATGgccag GGATGAGAGGAACCAGTCGATTATTGTGAGCGGGGAATCCGGAGCAGGGAAGACTGTATCAGCTAAATATGCTATGAGATACTTTGCTACAGTCAGTGGCTCTGCCAGCGAGGCCAATGTAGAAGAGAAAGTCTTGGCTTCCAACCCCATCATGGAG GCCATCGGGAACGCAAAAACTACCCGAAATGACAACAGCAGCCGTTTTGGAAAATACATTGAAATCGGCTTTGACACCCGCTTCCGTATTATTGGTGCCAACATGAGAACTTATCTGCTGGAGAAATCACGAGTGGTGTTTCAG GCGGACGAGGAGAGGAATTATCATATCTTCTATCAACTTTGCGCCTCAGCTCATCTGCCAGAGTTCAAGAATCTAAGGCTGA GTAAAGCCAATGAATTCCTGTACACCAGGCAGGGTCGCAGTCCTGTTATCGATGGTGTGGATGACACAAAGGAGCTTTGCACTACTCGCCATGCTTTCACACTCCTGG GTATTAATGAGTCCTATCAGATGGGCTTGTTCCAGGTTTTGGCTGCTATTCTTCATCTAGGAAACGTTGAGATAAAGGACAGAGATTCAGACAGCAGCCTTATTGCA CCCAATAATTCACATCTGACTGCGTTCTGTGAACTCGTGGGCGTGACCTACCAGGATATGTCCCAGTGGCTGTGCCACAGGAAGCTGAAGACGGCCACAGAAACTTATATCAAGCCCCTCCCTCGCCTCCAGGCCACCAACGCTCGCGATGCCCTCTCTAAACATATCTATGCCAAACTCTTCAACTGGATTGTAGAGCATGTCAACAAGGCTCTGGTCACCAACATTAAACAGCACTCCTTCATTGGGGTCCTCGACATCTACGG GTTTGAGACATTTGAAATCAACAGCTTTGAGCAGTTCTGTATCAACTATGCTAACGAGAAGCTCCAACAACAATTCAACATG cATGTGTTCAAGCTAGAGCAGGAAGAGTACATGAAGGAGCAGATCCCCTGGACTCTGATTGACTTCTATGACAATCAGCCCTGCATCAACCTTATAGAAGCCAAGATGGGCATCCTGGACCTGCTGGATGAGGAGTGCAAG ATGCCTAGAGGCTCAGATGACTCATGGGCTCAGAAACTGTACAACACCCACCTGAAGACTTGTTCTCTGTTTGAGAAGCCCCGTATGTCCAATCGCGCCTTCATCATTCAGCATTTTGCAGACAAG GTAGAGTACCAGTGTGATGGTTTCCTGGAGAAAAACAAGGACACGGTAAATGAAGAACAGATCAATGTGCTGAAGGCCAGCAAG AAG TTTGACCTTCTGGTGGAGCTGTTCCAGGATGAGGAGAAGGCGACTAGCCCCTCTGGTCAGGCCCCTGGCACCGGAGGCCGAACTCGCCTCAGCATCAAACCCGACAAGGGCCGGGATACAAGCAGCAAGGAACACAAAAAGACCGTGGGGTGTCAG TTTCGTAACTCTCTACAAATGCTGATGGAGACTTTGAATGCAACCACTCCTCACTACGTCCGCTGCATCAAACCCAATGACTTCAAACTGGCCTTTTC GTTTGATCCCAAACGTGCAGTTCAGCAGCTTAGAGCCTGTGGTGTCCTAGAAACCATCCGCATCTCTGCTGCCGGCTTCCCGTCCAG GTGGACATACCAGGAGTTCTTCAGCCGCTACAGAGTGCTGATGAAGCAGAAAGACGTGCTCGCTGACAAGAAGCTTACCTGCAGGAACGTTCTGGAGAAATTAGTTCAG GACCAGGACAAATATCAGTTTGGTAAGACTAAAATCTTCTTTCGGGCCGGCCAGGTGGCTTACCTGGAGAAACTGAGGGCAGACAAGCTGCGTGCTGCATGCATCCGCATCCAGAAAACCATCCGCTGCTGGCTGGCACGAAAGAAGTACCTGCGCAAGCGCAGCGCTGCCATCACCATCCAGAGGTTCACCAGGGGATACCAGGCTCGCTG CTTGGCTAAGTTTATGCGGCGTACTCAGGCAGCCACCATTATCCAGAAGTACCAGAGGATGTACGTGGGGAGGAAACGCTACAGGCAGAAGCAGGCTGCTGCTCTGGCCATGCAGACTATCCTCAGAGCCTACATGGCCCGCCAGAAGTACCAGGCG CTACTGCGGGAGCATAAGGCAGTAATAATTCAAAAGCACATTCGTGGATGGTTGGCCAGGTGCTGGTACAAGCGCTGCCTCGAGGCCATCGTCTACCTGCAGTGCTGCATCCGCAGGATGAGAGCCAAGCGAGAACTGAAGAAGCTGAAGATCGAGGCTCGCTCTGTCGAGCACTTCAAGAAGCTAAACAAAGGCATGGAGAACAAGATCATGCAGCTACAAAGAAAGATCGATGAGCAG CACAAAGAAAATCGTACAGTCAGCGATAAGCTCGTTGGCCTGGAGAGTTCATATGCAACAGAGAGCGAGAAGATGCGAATGGAGCTGAGCCGGCTGCGTGGGGCAGAGGAAGAAGCCAAGAAAAAAGCGAGCCAGGTGTCGTCCctgctggaggagctggagagactGAAGAAAGAACTGAGCACCACACAGCAGGAGAAGAAGACCATCGAGGACTGGGCACAAACCTACAGGGACGAAATGGAGAAA ATGGTGTCCGAGCTGAAGGATCAGAATGGCTTACTGAAGACGGAGAAGGAAGATTTGAACAGGTTGATTCAGGAACAGAGTCAGCAGATGACAG AGAAAATGGCTCGTGCGATCGCTGCGGAGACTCAGCAGCTGGAGACGGATCTGAACGAGGAGCGCTCTCGCTATCAGAATCTGTTGACAGAGCATCTTCGCCTGGAAGAGAAATACGACGACCTAAAGGAGGAGATGGCTCTTTCCTCG AACGTCTCCAAGCCTGGCCACAGGAGAACAGACTCCACCCACAGCAGCAACGAATCAGAGTACACCTACAACTCAGAGTACGCCGAATTGGAGGACGGTTCCCGTGCCGGAGAA GATGTCACACGAGGAATGGACACCTCACTGACTCTCAAGCTGCAGAAACGTGTAACAGAACTGGAGCAAGAAAAGCAGTCGCTGCGCAACGagctggaaaacaaagaagacCAGTTCCAGCGGGCTAGAGCCAGG GATAATGCAGAGTTTAGAAAGGCTCGTGGAGCAGAGCTGGAATACGAGTCTTTGAAG CGTCAAGAGCTAGAGTCAGAGAACAAGAAGCTGAGACATGACCTGGCAGAAATGAGGCAAAGCCTGCTGGGAAATGCAGCTACAGGTGCCGGGGCACCTGGCTCGCCAGCTTACAAGGTGCTTCTGGACCAGCTCAATGCTTCCTGTGAAGAACTGGAAGTACGCAAAGAGGAGGTGCTGATCCTGCGCTCCCAGCTGGTCAGCCAGAAGGAGGCTATGCATCACAAG GAGACCATGACAGAGCCTTCGGTGTTTGCTGATGATGTGAACAAACTGAAAGACACTGATGAAATAAAGCAAGCCTATGTTGGCCTCAAAGACACCAACAG GTTACTGGAGCACCAGCTGCAGAGTCAGCGGAGAACTTATGACAGTGAGGTGGAGTCATTGCGTGGCGAACTGCAAAATGTCAAAGAGGAGAACAACCGGCAGCAGCAGCTCCTGGCTCAAAACCTCCAGCTGCCTCCAGAGGCTCGCATCGAAGCCAGTCTGCAGCACGAGATCACCCGGCTCACCAACGAGAACCTG GATCTTGACGACCCCACAGCATCCAGAGAGGCCCGAGTCACCATTTTACGACGGATGGTT GATCTAATGGAGCAGCTGGAGAAGCAGGACAGAACAATCCGCAAACTCAAGAAGCAGCTGAAAGTTTATTCCAAAAGGATTGGAGAGATGGGAG CGGGTCAAACTGAGGGTCAAACATCTCCAGGACAGATGGTGGACGAACCCATCCACCCTGTCAACATCCCCCGCAGGGAGAAGGACTTCCAGGGGATGCTGGAGTACAAGAAGGAGGATGAAATCAAACTGGTTAAGAATCTCATCTTAG ACCTGAAGCCTCGTGGTGTTGCCGTGAATCTGATCCCAGGTCTGCCCGCCTACATCCTGTTCATGTGTCTGAGACATGCAGACTATGTCAATGATGACCAGAAGGTCCGCACTCTACTCACGTCAACCATCAACAGCATTAAGAAGATCCTGAAG AAACGAGGAGACGACTTTGAGACCGTCTCTTTCTGGCTGTCCAACACCTGCCGCTTCTTGCACTGTTTGAAACAATACAGCGGAGACGAG gccTTTATGAGGCACAACACATCGAGGCAGAATGAACACTGTCTGAATAACTTCGACCTCACAGAATACAGACAAGTCATCAGTGACTTGGCCATCCAGATCTACCAGCAGCTGATCAAATGCATGGAGAACATCCTCCAGCCCATGATAG TATCTGGCATGTTGGAGCATGAAACCATCCAGGGCGTGTCCGGAGTGAAGCCCACGGGTCTCCGTAAGCGCACGTCCAGCATTGCTGATGAGGGCACTTACACCCTGGACTCCATCCTGCGACAGCTCAGCGCCTTCCACTCCACCATGTGCCAGCACGGCACCGACCCCGAGCTCATCAAGCAGGTGGTGaagcagcagttttacatcatcGGAGCCGTCACCCTCAACAACCTGCTGCTACGCAAGGACATGTGCTCCTGGAGCAAAGGCATGCAGATCAG GTACAATGTGAGCCAGCTGGAGGAGTGGCTCAGAGACAAAGGCCTGATGTCCTGTGGAGCCAAAGAGACACTGGAGCCTCTGATTCAGGCCgctcagctgctgcaggtgaagaaaaaaactgatgagGATGCAGAAGCCATCTGCTCCATGTGCCTGGCCCTCACCACAGCTCAG attgtaaaggttttaaatctttacactCCAGTCAATGAGTTTGAGGAGAGAGTATCGGTTGCTTTCATACGAACCATACAG ACTCGCTTGCGTGACCGTTGTGAGAGTCCCCAGTTGCTGATGGACACAAAGATGATCTATCCAGTTACCTTCCCATTTAATCCCTCCTCCCTCGCCCTGGAAACCATCCAGCTCCCCAGCTCCCTTAACCTGGCCTTCCTGACCCGCGTGTAA